Proteins encoded in a region of the Streptacidiphilus rugosus AM-16 genome:
- a CDS encoding Gfo/Idh/MocA family protein, translating to MTRNPNLPSGSGVAVVGTGYGCLTHVPALRRAGFTVHALVGRDADRTAQRAARLGIPHAFTDVAAALAHPGIDAVTVATPPSAHADIVLQAVQAGKHVLCEKPFGRNAAEAARMLTAAERAGVVHLVGCEFRYATAQALAARAVADGAIGTPRLATLLTLLPMFADPRATAPAWWFDPEFGGGWLNAHAAHGIDQIRTTLGEFAGLSAGLTRTRERGSGTAEDAYSIHFELATGVDGVAQSSIASSGPLLMTTRITGSSGSLWIEGDQVCLADVHGRTTLVAPPDPAAAAPEPPPPDLLVTAYDRLHATGIDLTPYTRLAATFRSLIEDGKPLPGPIPATFADGLALARVLDAVRRSARERRWVQLAATDTDG from the coding sequence ATGACCCGCAACCCGAACCTCCCGAGCGGCTCGGGCGTCGCTGTCGTTGGCACCGGATACGGCTGTCTCACGCACGTCCCCGCGCTGCGCCGGGCCGGCTTCACCGTCCACGCCCTCGTCGGCCGCGACGCGGACCGCACCGCGCAGCGTGCGGCGCGCCTGGGCATCCCGCACGCCTTCACCGACGTGGCTGCGGCCCTGGCCCACCCCGGCATCGACGCCGTGACGGTTGCCACGCCCCCGTCCGCCCACGCCGACATCGTCCTGCAGGCGGTGCAGGCCGGAAAGCACGTCCTGTGCGAGAAGCCCTTCGGCCGCAACGCAGCCGAGGCCGCCCGGATGCTCACCGCCGCCGAACGCGCCGGAGTGGTCCACCTGGTCGGTTGCGAGTTCCGCTATGCCACCGCGCAAGCCCTGGCCGCCCGCGCGGTCGCGGACGGTGCCATCGGCACGCCACGTCTGGCCACCTTGCTCACCCTGCTCCCGATGTTCGCGGACCCCCGGGCCACCGCCCCCGCCTGGTGGTTCGACCCCGAGTTCGGCGGCGGATGGCTCAACGCCCACGCCGCCCACGGTATCGATCAGATCCGCACCACCCTCGGCGAGTTCGCGGGCCTGTCCGCCGGCCTGACCCGCACCCGCGAGCGCGGCAGCGGAACCGCCGAGGACGCTTACTCGATCCACTTCGAGCTCGCCACAGGTGTCGACGGCGTGGCACAGTCCAGCATCGCCTCGTCCGGCCCCCTTCTCATGACCACCCGGATCACCGGTTCGAGCGGCAGCCTGTGGATCGAGGGGGACCAGGTGTGCCTGGCGGACGTCCACGGGCGGACCACGCTCGTGGCCCCGCCGGACCCGGCCGCCGCTGCGCCCGAACCCCCGCCCCCCGACCTGCTCGTCACCGCCTACGACCGGCTGCACGCCACCGGCATCGACCTGACCCCCTACACGCGGCTCGCCGCCACCTTCAGATCGCTTATCGAGGACGGCAAGCCCCTGCCCGGCCCGATCCCGGCGACCTTCGCCGACGGGCTGGCCCTCGCCCGCGTCCTGGACGCTGTGCGCCGGTCCGCGCGCGAGCGCCGCTGGGTGCAGCTGGCAGCAACGGACACGGATGGGTAA
- a CDS encoding TetR/AcrR family transcriptional regulator: MAPQRTDLVTRAVQRPLAGRYEASAEEVRRLLDGALEVIERTGDLDPTVRAILAAAGLSNQVFYRHFRSKDDLMAALLDDGHRRLAGSLRRRMAQAADPPGAVRAWIEGVLAQAGDPRAAARTRPFLAHADRLASRLPRERQVSEQAVIDPLAEALGHASSARRSPDSPRRSGPSTHERDARTVYLLTLAVLHDHLRAGTHPTPDDIDHLVAFVQGGLLGNPASCAPPTTTRERGARSRSRRKP, translated from the coding sequence GTGGCACCACAAAGGACGGATCTGGTCACACGCGCGGTGCAGCGGCCACTCGCCGGCCGCTACGAAGCCTCCGCCGAGGAGGTCCGGCGGCTGCTCGACGGCGCCCTGGAGGTGATCGAGCGCACCGGGGACCTCGACCCGACCGTCCGCGCGATCCTGGCCGCCGCGGGGCTGTCCAACCAGGTCTTCTACCGCCACTTCCGATCCAAGGACGACCTGATGGCCGCCCTGCTGGACGACGGGCACCGCCGCTTGGCCGGCTCCCTTCGCCGTCGCATGGCCCAGGCAGCGGACCCGCCCGGCGCCGTACGAGCGTGGATCGAGGGCGTCCTCGCCCAAGCGGGCGATCCGCGCGCCGCGGCCCGCACCCGCCCCTTCCTTGCGCACGCCGACCGGCTGGCCTCGCGCCTCCCGAGGGAACGCCAGGTGTCCGAGCAGGCCGTGATCGACCCACTGGCGGAAGCGCTGGGCCACGCGTCTTCCGCACGCCGGTCCCCGGACTCCCCCCGCCGGTCCGGCCCGTCGACGCACGAGCGTGATGCACGCACCGTCTATCTGCTGACCCTGGCCGTCCTGCACGACCATCTCCGGGCAGGCACGCACCCGACCCCGGACGACATCGACCACCTCGTCGCCTTCGTCCAGGGCGGGCTGCTCGGCAACCCCGCGTCGTGCGCCCCGCCCACCACGACGCGCGAGCGGGGCGCCCGATCCCGAAGCCGGAGGAAGCCGTGA
- a CDS encoding SRPBCC family protein codes for MTHRLRPVGLPFLSDAPHRYTFTEPVAAPRAVVFASISADPSTWTVWFPRLRGGAYLSAPPHGVGTVRQADTDGIVYRETMLAWQTPSRWAYRLDSCSQPLAEALAEDWVLHDAGGGTLVEWTFAIDPGPLVAPHMDQLPARLRTTFRTAMNALSLTLGG; via the coding sequence GTGACACACCGCCTGCGCCCCGTCGGACTGCCGTTCCTGTCCGACGCGCCGCACCGCTACACCTTCACCGAGCCCGTGGCCGCGCCCCGAGCCGTCGTGTTCGCGTCGATCAGCGCCGATCCGTCCACCTGGACCGTCTGGTTCCCCCGACTGCGGGGCGGCGCCTACCTCAGCGCGCCACCCCATGGGGTGGGCACGGTGCGGCAGGCCGACACCGACGGCATCGTCTACCGGGAGACCATGCTGGCCTGGCAGACGCCCTCACGTTGGGCGTACCGGCTCGACTCCTGCTCACAGCCGCTGGCCGAAGCCCTCGCCGAGGACTGGGTGCTGCACGACGCGGGCGGAGGAACCTTGGTCGAGTGGACGTTCGCGATCGACCCGGGCCCTTTGGTCGCGCCGCACATGGATCAGCTGCCCGCCCGGCTGCGCACCACCTTCCGCACCGCGATGAACGCGTTGAGCCTCACGCTCGGCGGGTGA
- a CDS encoding 4Fe-4S dicluster domain-containing protein, protein MSAGTVVIDQEACKGCELCIAACPASVLVMTTDQVNVRGHRYPQLLAGCIGCTACTAICPDFVFQVYRFDRPDPDGDA, encoded by the coding sequence GTGAGCGCGGGCACCGTGGTGATCGACCAGGAGGCGTGCAAGGGCTGCGAGCTGTGTATCGCGGCCTGCCCGGCCTCGGTCCTGGTCATGACCACCGACCAGGTCAACGTGCGGGGCCACCGCTACCCGCAGCTGTTGGCCGGCTGTATCGGCTGCACCGCCTGCACTGCCATCTGCCCCGACTTCGTCTTCCAGGTCTACCGATTCGACCGGCCCGATCCGGACGGTGACGCGTGA
- a CDS encoding 2-oxoacid:acceptor oxidoreductase family protein — protein sequence MERELLLTGIGGQGIQLAAQLMATALAACGRGVQLFGSYGGMMRGGATEATLIAAEGADVQGPPTVSSAWSAIVMHDAYAEGVLARLRPDGLLVVNSSLCRSRPESGGPHVLEVATGDLVVGQGAPAATLVAVGAYCRATELVTLDALVAALPAVLPSYRRRHEPTGIKALTIGYHSVARCEAPAWEPAEATR from the coding sequence ATGGAGCGCGAGCTGTTGCTGACCGGAATCGGCGGCCAGGGAATACAGCTGGCCGCGCAACTGATGGCCACCGCGCTGGCCGCCTGCGGCCGCGGCGTGCAACTGTTCGGAAGCTATGGCGGCATGATGCGCGGCGGTGCCACCGAGGCAACCCTGATCGCTGCTGAGGGTGCGGATGTCCAAGGCCCGCCGACCGTGTCCTCGGCGTGGTCGGCGATCGTCATGCACGACGCCTACGCCGAGGGCGTACTCGCCCGGCTTCGGCCCGACGGACTGCTCGTGGTCAACAGCTCCCTGTGCCGCTCACGACCCGAGAGCGGTGGCCCGCACGTACTGGAGGTGGCCACCGGCGACCTCGTGGTCGGCCAGGGCGCGCCCGCCGCGACCTTGGTGGCGGTGGGCGCTTACTGCAGAGCCACCGAACTGGTGACCCTCGACGCCCTTGTCGCGGCCCTGCCCGCCGTCCTGCCGTCCTACCGCCGCCGGCACGAGCCTACCGGTATCAAGGCGCTGACCATCGGCTACCACTCGGTGGCCCGCTGCGAGGCACCCGCCTGGGAGCCTGCGGAGGCGACCCGGTGA
- a CDS encoding thiamine pyrophosphate-dependent enzyme: MTDRPMLPIIPSATAPTRPATLLHDRTPDLIDVGAHQLCPGCGEPVALRAIVEAVAELDLTRACVAVFGIGCYTAFSNNLDIEVVQALHGRAPSVATGLVRARPELTVLTVQGDGDMVNEGLQEVLHAAARGERIACFMLDNGVLGETGGHMTAATPLGQRTKNTLEGRDAARHGHPIELSDLVARLDGTRYVARGAVNSAVNVHRTKKLIHGALRARQHGFALVEILTMCPTGWFVDTTEAPDYLVQRRGPDQILGVVKDTTRPTT; this comes from the coding sequence ATGACCGACCGACCCATGTTGCCCATCATCCCCTCCGCCACGGCGCCCACCCGCCCGGCCACCTTGCTGCACGACCGCACCCCGGACCTCATCGACGTCGGCGCCCACCAACTGTGCCCCGGCTGCGGCGAGCCCGTCGCGCTCCGCGCGATCGTCGAAGCCGTGGCCGAACTCGACCTCACCCGCGCCTGCGTGGCCGTCTTCGGGATCGGCTGTTACACCGCCTTTTCCAACAACCTGGACATCGAAGTCGTCCAGGCCCTCCACGGACGCGCCCCCTCGGTGGCGACCGGCCTGGTCCGTGCCCGCCCCGAACTGACCGTCCTCACCGTCCAAGGCGACGGCGACATGGTCAACGAGGGGTTGCAGGAAGTCCTGCACGCCGCCGCCCGCGGCGAACGCATTGCCTGCTTCATGCTCGACAACGGCGTCCTCGGTGAAACCGGCGGGCACATGACCGCCGCCACACCGCTGGGCCAGCGCACCAAGAACACCCTCGAGGGCCGCGACGCCGCCCGGCACGGTCACCCGATCGAGCTGAGCGACCTCGTCGCCCGGCTCGACGGCACCCGCTACGTCGCCCGTGGGGCGGTCAACTCCGCCGTGAACGTCCACCGGACCAAGAAGCTCATCCACGGCGCCCTGCGAGCCCGGCAGCACGGGTTCGCCCTCGTGGAAATACTCACCATGTGCCCCACCGGATGGTTCGTCGACACCACCGAAGCCCCCGACTACCTGGTCCAGCGACGCGGCCCCGACCAGATCCTCGGCGTCGTCAAGGACACCACCAGACCGACAACATGA
- a CDS encoding D-2-hydroxyacid dehydrogenase: MDEATVTVGLAYPPAWDPRPPDRIAADLAELHAISPRVRVVRCRLDREAGAAGDIAARLTAVLALKLPEDVTRTAPRLRWVQCLGAGVGHLPVAKLTAHGVRITTGSGANAAAVAEFALARLLWHIKRFDDLARLQTDRRWTPCHGQQLTGTTLGILGAGTIGTHIATRAQAFGMRVLAVARRPRSPHPPVDALYPPEGLHAMLAQCDAVIAALPETPATTGWMDKEAFAAMPPGSFFCNVGRGSLVMEDALVTALRSGHLAAAALDVTAVEPLPADSQLWSAPNLALSPHAAASPAAHFTGLFALLQQNLTRYLAGQPLINRYDPAQGY; encoded by the coding sequence GTGGACGAGGCCACCGTCACCGTGGGGCTGGCCTACCCGCCCGCCTGGGACCCACGACCGCCGGACCGCATCGCCGCCGACCTCGCCGAACTCCACGCCATCAGCCCACGCGTCCGTGTCGTGCGCTGCCGCCTGGACCGCGAGGCCGGGGCAGCCGGCGACATCGCCGCACGGCTGACGGCGGTGCTCGCCCTCAAACTGCCCGAGGACGTGACCCGCACCGCTCCCCGCCTGCGCTGGGTTCAGTGCCTCGGCGCCGGCGTGGGCCACCTTCCGGTCGCGAAGCTCACCGCCCACGGAGTCCGGATCACCACCGGATCAGGAGCCAACGCAGCCGCCGTCGCCGAGTTCGCCCTGGCCCGCCTGCTGTGGCACATAAAACGCTTCGACGACCTGGCCCGCCTCCAGACAGACCGCCGCTGGACGCCCTGCCACGGGCAACAGCTCACCGGAACCACCCTGGGCATCCTCGGCGCCGGCACCATCGGAACCCACATCGCCACCCGTGCCCAGGCGTTCGGCATGCGCGTCCTGGCTGTCGCACGCCGCCCCCGTTCACCGCACCCGCCCGTCGACGCCCTCTATCCGCCGGAAGGCCTGCACGCCATGCTCGCCCAGTGCGACGCCGTCATCGCCGCCCTGCCCGAAACCCCGGCGACCACCGGCTGGATGGACAAGGAGGCCTTCGCGGCGATGCCCCCTGGCAGTTTCTTCTGCAACGTCGGCCGCGGATCCCTGGTCATGGAGGATGCGCTGGTCACCGCCCTGCGCAGCGGGCACCTGGCCGCAGCTGCTCTCGACGTCACCGCGGTCGAGCCGCTCCCCGCCGACAGCCAGCTGTGGTCCGCCCCGAATCTCGCGCTGTCACCGCATGCCGCGGCATCCCCTGCCGCGCACTTCACCGGCCTGTTCGCCCTGCTCCAACAGAACCTGACGCGTTACCTGGCAGGACAGCCGCTGATCAACCGTTACGACCCGGCGCAGGGCTACTGA
- a CDS encoding class I adenylate-forming enzyme family protein: MEQLLIGDIFTNAARAAPGQTAVALDDDRLTFGQLDTRSDRMADTIHAHGVRAGDRVAVLLDTSLDAVTVFAALAKLGAVFSPVAAALPDAELSRLLLALAPALLITTASPGNDLRRLAEAYRIPLYSTATEAESPPRAGRPPAALRETDPHAVFFTSGTTGRPKGIVLSHRVNYLRSHPGSQLEPRGAAVCSFPLTHMAAWTISLQQWQARDRVVYTRRADGTAIGHAVRAHQATRLYCIPAVWDRVLEEDPTALATLRFADTGTSAVTPDLLSAVRSASPRAYLRVFYGSTEAGNIASIDGADLLAHPGSVGVPGTGVRLRRSSEGEVQVRGPLLFDGYLDDPAATDDAFDRGWYRTGDLCDLDADGRITLTGRTGDLIRTGGEAVSPTEVEQALADHPAVREVGVVGLPHPRWGEVICCAVVPHNRSAPPTLSDLRNHLNGRLPAYKHPRSLTILDALPRTGATGQLRRADLAALMETPR, encoded by the coding sequence ATGGAACAGCTGCTCATCGGAGACATCTTCACCAACGCCGCCCGTGCCGCCCCCGGGCAGACCGCCGTGGCGCTCGACGATGACCGCCTCACCTTCGGGCAGCTCGACACCCGGTCCGACCGCATGGCCGACACGATCCACGCGCACGGGGTGCGCGCCGGTGACCGGGTCGCCGTCCTCCTGGACACCAGTCTCGACGCCGTCACCGTGTTCGCCGCGCTCGCCAAACTGGGCGCCGTCTTCAGTCCCGTCGCCGCCGCCCTCCCCGACGCGGAGCTCTCCCGCCTCCTGCTCGCCCTGGCCCCTGCGCTCCTGATCACCACCGCCTCGCCCGGGAACGACCTGCGCCGCCTCGCCGAGGCGTACCGCATTCCCCTGTACTCCACCGCCACTGAGGCTGAGAGCCCCCCACGGGCCGGACGACCTCCCGCCGCCCTCCGCGAGACGGATCCGCACGCCGTCTTCTTCACCTCCGGCACCACCGGCCGGCCCAAAGGCATCGTCTTGTCCCACCGCGTCAACTACCTGCGCTCCCACCCCGGCTCCCAGCTCGAACCCCGCGGCGCCGCCGTGTGTTCCTTCCCGCTCACCCACATGGCCGCCTGGACCATCTCCTTGCAGCAATGGCAGGCCCGCGACCGGGTCGTCTACACGCGCCGGGCCGACGGTACGGCCATCGGCCATGCCGTACGCGCCCACCAGGCCACCCGCCTGTACTGCATCCCCGCCGTGTGGGACCGCGTCCTGGAGGAGGACCCCACGGCCCTGGCCACCCTCCGCTTCGCCGACACCGGCACCAGCGCCGTCACGCCGGACCTGCTCTCCGCTGTCCGGTCGGCCAGCCCCCGCGCCTACCTGCGCGTCTTCTACGGCTCGACCGAGGCCGGCAACATCGCCTCCATCGACGGCGCCGACCTCCTCGCCCATCCCGGCAGCGTCGGCGTCCCCGGTACCGGCGTCCGGCTGCGCCGCAGCAGTGAAGGAGAAGTCCAGGTGCGCGGCCCGCTGTTGTTCGACGGCTACCTCGACGATCCCGCCGCCACCGACGACGCCTTCGACCGCGGCTGGTACCGCACCGGCGACCTGTGCGACCTCGACGCCGACGGACGCATCACCCTCACCGGGCGCACGGGCGACCTGATTCGCACCGGGGGCGAAGCCGTCTCCCCGACCGAGGTCGAACAGGCTCTCGCCGACCACCCAGCGGTCCGCGAGGTCGGCGTCGTCGGCCTGCCCCACCCACGCTGGGGAGAGGTGATCTGTTGCGCCGTGGTGCCCCACAACCGGTCCGCCCCACCGACCCTCTCCGACCTGCGCAACCACCTCAACGGCCGCCTTCCGGCCTACAAGCACCCGCGCAGCCTCACGATCCTTGACGCCCTGCCCCGGACGGGCGCCACCGGCCAACTGCGCCGCGCCGACCTCGCCGCCCTGATGGAGACCCCACGATGA